One segment of Engraulis encrasicolus isolate BLACKSEA-1 chromosome 7, IST_EnEncr_1.0, whole genome shotgun sequence DNA contains the following:
- the LOC134453157 gene encoding ras-like protein family member 10B isoform X1 has protein sequence MHWPAVCESREGGGGGAGGRGGRGGNGGGPVPPPPFRIAVLGAQGVGKTAIVQRFLHDDYSDGPASGSDHGGTRAGSGPGQGNGHMGRKVHLSAAVLNGHVHDLQITDYPAITSFPGSTLQEWSDSCCRGIRSAHVYILVYDICCFDSFEYVKTMRQQILETRVLGTAEVPILIVGNKRDLQRGRVIPRHNVSDLVRKTWKCGYVECSAKFNWHVLLLFGEALRSVGCARCKHVHATIRFQRALRRERCALM, from the exons ATGCACTGGCCAGCAGTTTGCGAGAGCAGGGAGGGAGGCGGCGGGGGAGCAGGAGGCCGCGGTGGGAGAGGTGGAAACGGAGGAGGGCCCGTGCCCCCGCCGCCATTCCGGATCGCCGTGCTGGGCGCGCAGGGCGTGGGAAAGACGGCCATCGTGCAGCGCTTCCTCCACGATGACTACAGTGACGGGCCGGCGTCGGGCAGTGACCATGGGGGGACACGGGCCGGGAGCGGCCCAGGTCAGGGCAACGGGCACATGGGGCGCAAGGTGCATCTGTCGGCCGCCGTGCTCAATGGGCACGTTCATGACCTGCAGATCACGGACTACCCTGCTATCACCAGCTTCCCTGGCAGCACACTACAG GAGTGGTCGGACTCCTGCTGTCGAGGTATCCGCAGTGCTCACGTCTACATCCTGGTCTACGATATCTGCTGCTTCGACAGCTTCGAGTACGTCAAGACCATGCGCCAGCAGATCCTAGAGACCAG GGTTCTTGGCACGGCGGAGGTGCCCATTCTGATCGTGGGCAACAAGAGAGATCTGCAGCGCGGTCGGGTCATCCCTCGCCACAACGTGTCCGACTTGGTGCGCAAGACTTGGAAGTGTGGCTACGTGGAGTGCTCGGCCAAATTCAACTGGCACGTGCTGCTCCTGTTCGGCGAGGCGCTGCGCAGCGTGGGCTGTGCTCGCTGTAAACACGTTCACGCGACCATTCGCTTCCAGCGCGCGCTCCGAAGGGAACGTTGCGCTCTCATGTGA
- the im:7138535 gene encoding protein FAM98B — protein MSTLRDHKQTTRDGRTVQEEITVAILTHFAYKHSPVFCLQTICLVDMERKAWTAFAIHSLGYHGRACISKCLCDELPCPLITWLVSELKSTCPEGDTEGKRHTGNILAGDLRAFLKEMSCPYSTLMSETLTPASLNHIAEFLVSELQAAHMITYKESHPEDSEASCESAKDCREKTLDEAEMLGEMEAFVSQDDRQDGDTEEAKTELSQLLEALSLDVSSNLTDVQQQVTSCLAKLPGGEVPKPLLNNELNADQWKRLGELNDALTKDYRCRRHMMIKRFEVTLQSFTWGERGKEREKVVSSMALSLPLGEPRVSASLLLAAREDQSQILPVMAGPSTAVHKVLMGSVPDRGGRPGEIEPPMPDWKRERAHGGDSSHRRNKYPKHPKKKNRK, from the exons ATGTCGACTCTCCGCGATCATAAACAAACAACGAGGGATGGGCGTACAGTACAGGAAGAAATAACTGTAGCAATATTAACTCATTTTGCTTACAAACATTCACCTGTTTTTTGCCTTCAAACCATCTGTCTTGTTGATATGGAGCGAAAGGCATGGACTGCGTTTGCCATACACAGCCTTGG gtATCACGGCAGAGCTTGTATCAGCAAATGTCTGTGTGATGAACTTCCGTGTCCACTTATAACATGGCTTGTGTCAGAGCTGAAATCAACTTGCCCTGAGGGTGACACTGAAG GGAAAAGACACACTGGAAACATCCTTGCAGGGGACCTGAGGGCATTTCTGAAAGAGATGTCCTGCCCGTACTCTACACTAATGTCAGAAACACTAACTCCAGCCAGTCTCAATCACATCGCTG AATTCCTGGTGTCTGAGTTACAAGCGGCTCACATGATTACGTACAAAGAAAGTCACCCAGAGGATAGTGAGGCAAGCTGTGAATCTGCAAAAGACTGCAGAGAGAAAACGCTAGACGAAGCAGAGATGTTGGGAGAAATGGAGGCCTTTGTAAGCCAGGACGACAGACAGGATGGAGACACAGAGGAAGCCAAGACAGAGTTGTCTCAACTCCTTGAAGCCCTGAGTTTGGATGTATCCTCCAACCTGACAGACGTACAACAGCAG GTGACGTCATGTTTGGCCAAGTTGCCTGGAGGGGAGGTTCCTAAGCCACTTCTCAACAATGAACTGAACGCTGATCAGTGG AAACGATTAGGTGAGCTTAATGACGCCCTCACCAAAGACTACAGATGCCGGAGACACATGATGATCAAGCGCTTTGAAGTCACCCTTCAGTCCTTTacctggggggagagggggaag GAACGGGAGAAAGTGGTGTCCTCCATGGCTCTTTCCCTGCCCCTGGGGGAGCCGCGTGTGTCCGCCTCACTGCTGCTGGCTGCCAGGGAGGACCAGTCCCAGATACTGCCCGTCATGGCAGGACCCTCCACAGCTGTCCATAAG gtttTGATGGGCAGTGTGCCGGACAGAGGTGGGAGGCCTGGAGAAATTGAGCCTCCAATGCCAGACTGGAAGAGAGAACGGGCTCACGGAGGAGACTCTTCACATAGAAGAAACAAATATCCCAAACATCCCAAAAAGAAGAATCGAAAATAG
- the hnrnpul1l gene encoding heterogeneous nuclear ribonucleoprotein U-like protein 1, whose amino-acid sequence MSGVNVKKLKVNELKEELQRRGLDTRGLKADLVDRLQAALEAEASGGGGGPPADDGDYEEGDAGTAESYQDEDFEGEEEPDDDQQFDDDENGEEDDDDDDVQMVGGQDQPVVLDDDDDDEEEDDDGDNGYEGSAKMGRGGVPDFAADSPDEPQVIGQYQMGQVYGQQQQQQAFAPPPQQVYQETPAEEEEEDDEEEPVMEQQAYKPPPAETKPMFEEESLPEPEPEPEPEQEPEPEPEPEPEPVVQKAEPPKEETKPQEQPEIPAEIVMKEDIKQEEKPPQQEQEQEQKQEQPAAEPGNDWQAGQGDQGSQVKGEDDRYGSYNRKRPYEESRGYGYYEHREDKRGRSPQPPAEEEEEDFDDTLAAIDTYNCDLHFKVSRDRYSGYPLTIEGFAYLWAGARTSYGVNKGRVCYELKINEEISVKHLPSSEPDPHVVRVGWSLDSCNTQLGEVPFSYGYGGTGKKSQNCKFEDFGEKFGENDVLGCFIDFETGGSEVEMSYSKNGKWLGVGFRATHEELANRPLFPHVLVKNCAVEFNFGQKAEPFFPPPEGYTFIQQVALEDRIRGTIGPATKGECEMLMMVGLPGAGKTTWATKYMQDNPEKKFNILGTNAIMEKMKVMGLGRKRNYAGRWDVLIQQATQCLNRLIQIAARKKRNYILDQTNVYGSAQRRKMRPFEGFQRKAIVICPTDDDLKDRTLKRTDEEGKDVPDHAVLEMKANFVLPEAGDFLDEVRYIELQREEAETLLKQYNEEGKKAGPPPDKRFDNRPGGFRGRGGGGGGGGGGFQRYDNRGGPQGGRGGGYQNRGGPGGGGGGFRGGYNRGGYNQNRWGNNYRDGGSGGRGNYNRNQPSGGGGYNQHRQGSYNKGSSGSSGGYSQSQPQSYNQGYNQGYNQGSYGQGYNYGSYSQYPGYSQSYSQTPAAAAAPAAAAAATTTTGQTYNQQQNYNQQYQQYAQQWQQYYQNQSQWNQYYNQYGNYGNQYAGQQSTQGTQGSQQGTPQQ is encoded by the exons ATGAGTGGAGTAAACGTGAAGAAGCTCAAAGTAAATGAGCTTAAAGAGGAGCTGCAGCGTCGAGGCCTCGACACTCGTGGCTTGAAAGCGGATCTCGTTGATCGCCTACAAGCTGCACTAGAGGCCGAGGCTTCTGGTGGAGGGGGCGGGCCCCCGGCCGACGATGGAGATTACGAAGAAGGGGACGCGGGAACAGCCGAGTCTTATCAAGACGAAG ACTTCGAAGGGGAGGAGGAGCCAGATGATGACCAACAGTTCGACGATGATGAGAACGGGGAGgaagacgacgacgatgatgatgtaCAGATGGTCGGCGGCCAGGACCAACCCGTGGtgttggatgatgatgatgacgacgaggaggaggatgatgatggcgACAACGGATATGAGGGGAGTGCCAAGATGGGCCGCGGTGGGGTGCCCGACTTTGCTGCGGATTCTCCGGACGAGCCGCAGGTGATAGGCCAGTATCAGATGGGACAGGTGtatggccagcagcagcagcagcaggcctttGCGCCACCACCTCAACAGGTCTACCAAGAGACacctgcagaggaggaggaggaggacgacgaggaggaACCTGTCATGGAGCAGCAGGCTTATAAGCCGCCCCCTGCTGAGACCAAGCCAATGTTTGAAGAGGAAAGCCTGCCTGAGCCTGAACCAGAACCCGAACCTGAACAGGAGCCTGAGCCCGAACCCGAGCCTGAACCTGAGCCTGTGGTCCAAAAGGCAGAGCCCCCCAAAGAGGAAACTAAGCCCCAAGAACAACCTGAAATACCTGCTG AAATCGTAATGAAAGAGGATATCAAGCAAGAAGAGAAGCCACCACAGCAGGAGCAAGAACAGGAACAGAAGCAGGAGCAGCCTGCCGCAGAGCCTGGCAACGACTGGCAGGCCGGCCAGGGTGACCAGGGATCCCAGGTGAAGGGAGAGGACGACCGCTATGGCTCCTACAACCGCAAGAGGCCATACGAGGAGAGCCGCGGCTATGGATATTACGAACACCGCGAGGACAAGAG AGGGCGTTCGCCCCAGCCCccggcagaggaagaggaggaggactttgATGACACCCTGGCAGCCATCGATACAT ACAACTGCGACCTGCACTTCAAAGTTTCCCGTGACCGGTACAGCGGCTACCCCCTCACCATTGAAGGCTTTGCCTACCTCTGGGCTGGAGCACGGACCTCCTACGGCGTCAACAAGGGCCGTGTCTGCTACGAGCTGAAG ATCAATGAGGAGATCTCTGTGAAGCACCTGCCGTCCAGTGAGCCTGATCCTCACGTGGTGCGAGTAGGATGGTCCCTGGACTCCTGCAATACTCAGCTTG GGGAGGTACCATTCTCCTACGGATATGGTGGCACTGGAAAGAAGTCCCAAAACTGCAAGTTTGAAGACTTTGGAGAGAAGTTTGGTGAAAATGATGTCCTTGGCTGCTTCATT GACTTTGAGACGGGTGGCAGCGAGGTGGAGATGTCCTACTCTAAGAACGGCAAGTGGCTGGGCGTAGGCTTCCGCGCCACCCACGAAGAGCTGGCCAACCGGCCGCTCTTCCCCCACGTGCTGGTCAAGAACTGCGCAGTGGAGTTTAACTTCGGCCAgaaggcagagcccttcttcccGCCGCCCGAGGGCTACACCTTCATACAACAAGTGGCACTGGAGGACCGCATCCGTGGCACCATCGGACCGGCCACCAAGGGCGAGTGTGAG ATGCTGATGATGGTGGGTCTGCCTGGAGCTGGCAAGACTACCTGGGCCACCAAGTACATGCAGGACAACCCTGAGAAGAAGTTCAACATCTTGGGCACCAATGCCATCATGGAGAAGATGAAG GTGATGGGTCTGGGTCGCAAGAGGAACTACGCCGGCCGATGGGACGTTCTGATCCAGCAGGCCACTCAGTGCCTCAACCGCCTCATCCAGATCGCTGCACGCAAGAAGCGCAATTACATCCTGGACCAG ACAAATGTATATGGATCAGCCCAGAGACGAAAAATGCGTCCTTTTGAAGGTTTTCAACGCAAGGCTATTGTAATTTGTCCCACGGACGACGATTTAAAAGATCGAACGTTAAAGCGCACTGATGAGGAAGGGAAGGATGTGCCCGATCATGCTGTGTTAGAAATGAAAG CCAACTTCGTGCTGCCGGAGGCTGGCGACTTCCTAGACGAGGTGCGCTACATCGAGCTGCAGCGCGAGGAGGCCGAGACGCTTCTCAAGCAGTACAACGAGGAGGGCAAAAAGGCCGGGCCGCCCCCAGACAAGCGCTTCGACAACCGGCCCGGCGGCTTCCGCGgacgcggtggtggtggtggcggcggaggCGGCGGCTTCCAGCGCTACGACAACCGCGGAGGCCCGCAGGGGGGCCGGGGCGGAGGCTACCAGAACAGGGGCGGCCCAGGAGGCGGTGGAGGTGGCTTCCGTGGAG GATACAACCGCGGAGGCTACAACCAGAATCGCTGGGGCAACAACTACAGGGACGGAGGCTCCGGGGGCCGCGGCAACTACAACCGTAACCAGCCGTCAGGCGGGGGTGGCTACAACCAACACCGccagggctcctacaacaagggcagcagcggcagcagcggagGATACAGCCAGTCCCAG CCCCAGTCGTACAATCAAGGCTACAATCAGGGCTACAACCAGGGCAGCTATGGCCAGGGCTACAACTACggcagctacagccagtaccccGGATACAGCCAGAGCTACAGCCAAacccctgcagcagcagcagcacccgccgctgccgccgccgccaccaccaccactggacAGACATACAACCAGCAGCAGAACTACAACCAGCAGTATCAGCAA
- the LOC134453157 gene encoding uncharacterized protein LOC134453157 isoform X2 — protein sequence MGPRCAALGSPCPGRDYAAPRWPTATRCTGQQFARAGREAAGEQEAAVGEVETEEGPCPRRHSGSPCWARRAWERRPSCSASSTMTTVTGRRRAVTMGGHGPGAAQVRATGTWGARCICRPPCSMGTFMTCRSRTTLLSPASLAAHYRVLGTAEVPILIVGNKRDLQRGRVIPRHNVSDLVRKTWKCGYVECSAKFNWHVLLLFGEALRSVGCARCKHVHATIRFQRALRRERCALM from the exons ATGGGACCGCGCTGTGCTGCGCTTGGCTCTCCGTGCCCAGGTCGAGACTATGCGGCACCCAGGTGGCCTACAGCTACTAGATGCACTGGCCAGCAGTTTGCGAGAGCAGGGAGGGAGGCGGCGGGGGAGCAGGAGGCCGCGGTGGGAGAGGTGGAAACGGAGGAGGGCCCGTGCCCCCGCCGCCATTCCGGATCGCCGTGCTGGGCGCGCAGGGCGTGGGAAAGACGGCCATCGTGCAGCGCTTCCTCCACGATGACTACAGTGACGGGCCGGCGTCGGGCAGTGACCATGGGGGGACACGGGCCGGGAGCGGCCCAGGTCAGGGCAACGGGCACATGGGGCGCAAGGTGCATCTGTCGGCCGCCGTGCTCAATGGGCACGTTCATGACCTGCAGATCACGGACTACCCTGCTATCACCAGCTTCCCTGGCAGCACACTACAG GGTTCTTGGCACGGCGGAGGTGCCCATTCTGATCGTGGGCAACAAGAGAGATCTGCAGCGCGGTCGGGTCATCCCTCGCCACAACGTGTCCGACTTGGTGCGCAAGACTTGGAAGTGTGGCTACGTGGAGTGCTCGGCCAAATTCAACTGGCACGTGCTGCTCCTGTTCGGCGAGGCGCTGCGCAGCGTGGGCTGTGCTCGCTGTAAACACGTTCACGCGACCATTCGCTTCCAGCGCGCGCTCCGAAGGGAACGTTGCGCTCTCATGTGA
- the LOC134453156 gene encoding GAS2-like protein 2A, translated as MSGIQHASNQSIKAFKSSEEYLYAMKEDLAEWLKDLYTINIDVNNILEVLETGAILCHHANNVTRVAEDFLRTYGQIAGIRLPSAGVTCVSSAQPSTFLARDNISNFIHWCRKQLGIPDVLMFETDDLVLRKNEKHFILCLLEVARRASRFGMAAPVLIQLEQEIEEEIREEMDLPMEQTPLPKPQRRLANIQNLDEMVRCLISRCTCPTQFPMIKVSEGKYKVGDSNTLIFVRILRNHVMVRVGGGWDTLEHYLDKHDPCRCTSLSHKLSQRPSTPAVHEIKARVGTKESVPGAGTPAMPSMFVLSRAQSPPQPVVWSTPGPGRGPSRPSLCRSPDPGPRQPPGASPSRLRQRATTPGRRQSSENRDDSGLNASTRTGREARRASVLPRHATSSSLPRSRTSCLSPAPHRDTTRSVTPHVGGGHSGQKNTEIRRSMTPHFGGHTGQRNAETIRPVTPHVSGHTGHKNPEIMRPVTPHVNAHTGQKTNPAAVQQHPPGHSDSRLNHTFAKSQLMTKVRHSTGPGDVKSADGGGGQGTPDRQRGHQGTVRPYTPVQQQPHHHHHHPQNIPPPSSSSSSSTSSSNIIKHGVTENSHNSHRTSSSSTGGHSSTKGHVTSDGLPPKPSAQIKKVPSGHPGENIFQKKTVGDEQTARRDVPNSAGNGSTQQQHRRQSTAKQNVFHPAASGQKETPKSRRSSNVLQATNPALGRVATRGTEEASLFITPPPITPDQEAILYQSLEHEILSNLQKLNFDYDDDEDDDDDSASSTRAAAEEEDEEDTEEEDGQSSSLHGPQSADISSRQSLSSVLRQESTSSNISTTSGHTKVDGGGGGGGGEGSVDGVTDVQHGQQRCPSEKVSVERWVNTLPFGAPSRVRRHSTSSAPAEPEADLTELDSMLTLASSWSSVGSSLECRDRSRADESGCGESGGGASPPSRHPGQVVMDDEELAMEFSRQRRPRSSSFRQKRGLRKPERVPSIYKLKLKPHIRPREDHRPNHKPSRIPKPVAYQQGRGESEGPGGLGKGCCTDNNGLSSSPDNNRPPRFSGEGVSAKMHDGKSRVVPQGNSYGGFEGREDTAHVMEELESWV; from the exons ATGTCTGGGATCCAGCATGCCTCCAATCAGAGCATCAAGGCGTTCAAATCAAGCGAAGAATATCTGTATGCTATGAAAGAAGATTTGGCAGAATGGCTGAAGGACTTGTACACCATCAATATCGACGTGAACAACATCCTGGAAGTTCTGGAAACAGGGGCTATTCTCTGCCATCACGCAAATAATGTAACGAGAGTGGCCGAAGATTTTCTTCGCACTTATGGACAAATAGCGGGGATTCGGTTGCCATCAGCCGGAGTGACATGCGTCAGCTCCGCACAGCCGTCTACTTTTCTTGCACGGGACAACATCTCCAACTTTATACACTGGTGTCGCAAACAGTTGGGCATACCAG ATGTCCTGATGTTTGAGACGGATGACCTGGTGTTGCGCAAGAATGAGAAGCACTTCATCCTTTGCCTGCTGGAGGTCGCGCGGCGGGCATCCCGCTTTGGTATGGCCGCCCCTGTCCTCATCCAACTGGAGCAGGAGATCGAGGAAGAGATTAGGGAGGAAATGGACCTGCCCATGGAGCAGACTCCTCTTCCCAAACCCCAGAGGCGGCTCGCCAACATCCAGAATCTTGATGAGATG GTCAGATGCCTGATCAGCAGATGCACGTGTCCCACCCAGTTTCCAATGATCAAGGTGTCAGAGGGCAAGTACAAAGTGGGAGACTCCAACACTCTTATATTCGTACGG ATCTTGCGTAATCATGTGATGGTGCGGGTGGGTGGAGGTTGGGACACCCTGGAGCATTATCTGGACAAGCATGACCCATGCCGCTGCACTTCTCTCA GTCACAAGCTGTCCCAGCGTCCATCCACCCCTGCGGTGCACGAGATCAAAGCCAGGGTAGGAACTAAGGAGAGCGTTCCAGGGGCCGGCACCCCCGCCATGCCCAGTATGTTTGTGCTGAGTCGGGCCCAGTCCCCGCCACAGCCTGTGGTGTGGAGCACCCCCGGGCCTGGCAGAGGCCCCAGCAGACCCAGCCTGTGCCGCTCTCCCGACCCCGGGCCTCGCCAGCCACCTGGGGCCTCTCCCAGCAG gttacGTCAGAGGGCCACCACACCTGGCCGCAGACAATCCTCCGAGAACCGAGACGACTCCGGCCTCAACGCGAGCACCAGGACGGGCCGCGAGGCCCGGCGCGCCTCCGTGCTGCCGAGGCACGCCACCAGCAGCAGCCTGCCTCGCTCCCGCACCTCCTGCCTCTCCCCCGCACCCCACCGAGACACCACCAGGTCAGTCACCCCACATGTGGGTGGTGGACACTCTGGACAGAAGAACACAGAGATTAGGAGGTCGATGACCCCACATTTTGGAGGACACACGGGCCAGAGGAACGCAGAGACTATCAGGCCGGTCACCCCACATGTCAGCGGACACACCGGACACAAGAACCCAGAGATTATGAGACCGGTCACTCCACACGTCAACGCACACACCGGGCAGAAAACAAATCCAGCTGCTGTCCAGCAACATCCCCCTGGACACTCAGACTCCAGACTGAACCACACTTTCGCTAAATCTCAGCTGATGACGAAGGTTCGGCACAGCACAGGGCCCGGTGACGTGAAGTCTGCTGACGGTGGTGGTGGCCAGGGGactccagacagacagagaggccacCAGGGGACCGTTCGGCCGTATACACCTGTTCAACAAcagccccaccaccatcatcaccatccacAAAAcatccccccaccctcctcctcttcctcatcctccacctcttcctccaacattatcaaGCACGGTGTCACAGAGAACAGCCATAACTCACAccggacctcctcctcctccactggtgGCCACAGTTCAACCAAAGGACACGTCACCTCTGACGGATTGCCGCCCAAGCCCTCCGCGCAAATCAAAAAGGTGCCTTCTGGCCATCCGGGTGAAAACATTTTTCAAAAGAAAACGGTCGGTGACGAGCAGACAGCGAGGAGAGACGTGCCAAACAGCGCTGGCAATGggagcacacagcagcagcacaggagACAAAGTACGGCCAAACAGAATGTATTTCATCCCGCTGCCTCGGGGCAGAAAGAGACCCCAAAGAGCCGACGCAGCTCGAATGTACTCCAAGCCACAAATCCCGCTCTGGGTCGCGTGGCTACTAGAGGGACTGAGGAAGCTTCCCTGTTTATCACCCCTCCGCCCATCACTCCAGACCAAGAGGCCATCCTCTACCAGAGCCTGGAGCACGAGATCCTCTCCAACCTACAGAAGCTAAACtttgactatgatgatgatgaggatgatgatgatgatagcgcCAGTAGTACCAGAGCTGCggctgaggaagaggatgaggaggatacgGAGGAGGAGGACGGTCAGTCTTCTTCTCTACATGGCCCCCAGTCCGCTGACATTTCCAGTCGCCAGTCCTTAAGCTCAGTGCTGCGTCAGGAATCAACATCATCCAACATCTCCACCACATCTGGCCACACTaaggttgatggtggtggtggtggtggtggtggtgaaggtagCGTTGATGGTGTGACTGACGTTCAGCACGGGCAGCAGCGATGTCCCTCGGAGAAAGTGTCGGTGGAGCGCTGGGTGAACACGCTACCGTTTGGCGCCCCCAGCAGGGTCCGCCGGCACAGCACCAGCAGCGCCCCCGCAGAGCCAGAGGCCGACTTGACCGAGCTGGACTCCATGCTCACCCTGGCCAGCTCCTGGTCCTCGGTGGGCTCCAGCCTGGAGTGCAGGGACAGGAGCAGGGCCGATGAGAGCGGATGTGGAGAGAGTGGCGGTGGCGCCAGCCCACCGTCGCGTCATCCAGGCCAGGTTGTCATGGACGACGAGGAGCTGGCTATGGAGTTCAGCAGGCAGAGAAGGCCCCGGTCGTCCTCGTTCAGGCAGAAGAGGGGACTGCGGAAACCGGAGCGCGTGCCTTCCATCTACAAGCTGAAGCTCAAGCCCCACATCCGGCCCCGCGAGGACCATCGGCCCAACCACAAGCCCTCCAGGATCCCCAAGCCGGTGGCCTACCAGCAGGGCAGAGGGGAGAGCGAGGGGCCTGGAGGACTGGGCAAGGGCTGCTGCACAGACAATAATGGCCTATCATCGTCACCAGACAACAACAGGCCGCCACGATTCAGCGGTGAGGGCGTCAGTGCCAAGATGCATGATGGGAAATCCAGAGTTGTCCCTCAGGGAAACTCCTACGGAGGCTTTGAGGGCCGCGAAGATACAGCACATGTCATGGAAGAGCTTGAATCCTGGGTCTGA